The Arachis hypogaea cultivar Tifrunner chromosome 19, arahy.Tifrunner.gnm2.J5K5, whole genome shotgun sequence genome has a window encoding:
- the LOC140182235 gene encoding protein MAIN-LIKE 1-like yields the protein MGDDPGRLYRLDGVAHIARVINDEWVGLVVLHAVSSSGFVCGFDGGLCKRFMLAPRCCISSIRRQQRMRLDDRYVPYLQMAGLYHLARLNDRWFRLDEPLVSAFVERWRPETHTFHMSFGECTITLQDVAYQLGLPVDGRYVSGFLTDFHVYIDGGRPAWQWFHELLGVLPLANQIQKFAVNCTWFQETFGECPEGADEETVRRFARAYIMMLLGTQLFADKSGNRIHIRWLPFVARLEEMGSYNWGSAALAWLYRCMCRVANRHVVKLAGPLQLLQSWIFWRFPGFRPAGYDAFSWPLASRYRYRGQVTILGLARRDLGYRWLD from the exons atgggggacgatccgggaaGGCTGTATCGACTGGATGGAGTTGCTCATATCGCCAGggtgatcaacgacgag TGGGTTGGGCTAGTGGTATTGCATGCGGTTTCTTCTAGTGGTTTTGTTTGCGGTTTTGATGGTGGTTTATGTAagcggtttatgttagcg CCCCGGTGTTGCATATCGAGCATTCGGCGGCAGCAGAGGATGCGACTGGATGATAGGTACGTTCCGTACTTACAGATGGCcggattataccatcttgcgagactAAACGACAGATGGTTTAGATTGGACGAGCCCCTTGTGAGTGCCTTCGTGGAGCggtggcgtccggagacgcacacgttCCACATgtcgttcggagagtgcacgatcacactccaGGACGTTGCGTACCAGTTGGGGTTGCCAGTAGATGGACGTTACGTCAGTGGTTTCCTGACAGACTTCCACGTATACATAGATGGTGGCAGGCCAGCTTGGCAGTGGTTCCATGAGTTGCTAGGTGTGTTACCTCTCGCGAACCAGATACAGAAGTTCGCAGTGAACTGCACCTGGTTCCAGGAGACTTTTGGAGAGTGCCCCGAGGGGGCAGATGAGGAGACGGTGAGGCGCTTTGCCCGagcctatatcatgatgttgttgggcaccCAGTTGTTTGCAGACAAGTCAGGCAATCGTATACACATCAGATGGTTACCGTTTGTGGctaggcttgaggagatgggtaGCTATAACTGGGGGTCGGCGGCACTAGCATGGTTGTACCGTTGCATGTGCCGAGTGGCCAACAGACATGTAGTGAAGTTAGCTGGGCCGTTACAGTTACTTCAGTCGTGGATCTTTTGGCGTTTTCCTGGTTTTAGGCCTGCTGGGTATGATGCGTTTAGCTGGCCCCTTGCCTCGAGGTACCGCTATC GTGGTCAGGTTACAATCCTGGGATTAGCGAGAAGGGACCTCGGGTACAGATGGCTCGACTGA